In the genome of Anabas testudineus chromosome 4, fAnaTes1.2, whole genome shotgun sequence, one region contains:
- the LOC113152829 gene encoding fizzy-related protein homolog isoform X3 codes for MDPGYEHRLLRQIKNENDNSLHSRMSTGSRLFSPNKLGDRYIPTRAGANWNINFHRINENEKSPSHNRKPKDASSDNNKADGLAYSALLENELLGAGIEKIKDPQTEDRRLQPTRRSLFTYLLGTKSLSLDDGTNISPYSLSPVSNKSQKLLRSPRKPTRKISKIPFKVLDAPELQDDFYLNLVDWSSLNVLSVGLGTCVYLWSACTSQVTRLCDLSVEGDSVTSVGWSERGNLVAVGTHKGYVQIWDAGAGKKIFSLEGHTARVGALAWNADQLSSGSRDRMILQRDVRTPSLQSERRLQGHRQEVCGLKWSTDHQLLASGGNDNKLLVWNHSSLSPVQTYMDHLAAVKAIAWSPHQHGLLASGGGTADRCIRFWNTLTSQPLQCMDTGSQVCNLAWSKHANELVSTHGYSQNQILVWKYPALTQVAKLTGHSYRVLYLAMSPDGEAIVTGAGDETLRFWNVFSKTRSTKESVSVLNLFTRIR; via the exons ATGGATCCAGGATATGAACATCGCCTCCTTCGccaaataaagaatgaaaatgacaac AGTCTGCACAGTCGAATGTCCACTGGTTCGCGGTTATTCTCACCCAATAAGCTTGGAGACAGATACATTCCAACCAGAGCTGGAGCCAACTGGAATATCAACTTTCATAGGATTAAT GAAAATGAGAAGTCACCCAGTCACAATAGAAAACCAAAGGATGCCTCCTCAGATAATAACAAAG CTGATGGGCTGGCCTACTCTGCTTTGTTGGAAAATGAGCTGCTAGGAGCAGGAATAGAAAAGATCAAGGACCCTCAGACAGAAGACAGACGTCTACAGCCAACCAGGAGGAGTCTCTTCACT TATTTACTAGGTACCAAAAGTTTGTCTCTAGATGATGGCACCAACATCTCCCCCTACTCTCTATCACCTGTTAGCAACAAAAG tCAGAAATTGTTACGATCACCAAGGAAGCCAACTCGCAAGATCTCAAAGATCCCCTTTAAAGTCCTGGATGCTCCAGAGCTACAGGATGACTTTTACCTAAACTTAGTGGACTGGTCTTCTCTCAACGTGCTCAGTGTCGGGCTGGGTACATGTGTTTACTTATGGAGTGCCTGCACCAGCCAG GTAACAAGGTTGTGTGATCTGTCAGTGGAGGgagactctgtcacatcagttgGGTGGTCTGAAAGG GGTAACCTGGTGGCAGTGGGGACTCACAAAGGCTATGTTCAGATCTGGGATGCTGGTGCTGgcaaaaaaatcttttctttggaAGGACACACTGCGAGAGTTG GAGCACTAGCGTGGAATGCAGACCAGTTGTCTTCAGGAAGTCGTGATCGTATGATTCTTCAAAGAGACGTGAGGACACCTTCACTGCAGTCAGAGAGACGGCTGCAgggacacagacaggaagtgtgtgGCTTAAAATGGAGCACTGACCATCAGCTGCTCGCTTCTGGTGGCAATGACAACAag CTGCTCGTTTGGAACCACTCCTCACTGAGCCCAGTGCAGACATACATGGACCACTTGGCTGCAGTCAAAGCCATTGCCTGGTCTCCTCACCAGCATGGCCTTCTGGCCTCTGGAGGTGGAACTGCAGACCGTTGTATTCGATTTTGGaacacactgacatcacagCCGCTGCAGTGTATGGACACTGGTTCTCAGGTCTGCAACCTAGCTTGGTCCAAACATGCTAATGAACTG GTGAGCACTCATGGTTACTCTCAGAACCAAATCTTAGTGTGGAAATATCCAGCTCTCACTCAAGTGGCCAAGCTCACAGGACACAGCTACAGAGTTCTCTACTTG GCAATGTCCCCAGATGGTGAGGCAATTGTGACAGGTGCTGGAGATGAGACCCTACGCTTCTGGAACGTATTTAGTAAAACACGTTCAACAAAG GAATCTGTATCAGTATTAAATCTCTTCACCAGGATACGGTAA
- the LOC113152829 gene encoding fizzy-related protein homolog isoform X2, with protein MDPGYEHRLLRQIKNENDNVGLVSLHSRMSTGSRLFSPNKLGDRYIPTRAGANWNINFHRINENEKSPSHNRKPKDASSDNNKDGLAYSALLENELLGAGIEKIKDPQTEDRRLQPTRRSLFTYLLGTKSLSLDDGTNISPYSLSPVSNKSQKLLRSPRKPTRKISKIPFKVLDAPELQDDFYLNLVDWSSLNVLSVGLGTCVYLWSACTSQVTRLCDLSVEGDSVTSVGWSERGNLVAVGTHKGYVQIWDAGAGKKIFSLEGHTARVGALAWNADQLSSGSRDRMILQRDVRTPSLQSERRLQGHRQEVCGLKWSTDHQLLASGGNDNKLLVWNHSSLSPVQTYMDHLAAVKAIAWSPHQHGLLASGGGTADRCIRFWNTLTSQPLQCMDTGSQVCNLAWSKHANELVSTHGYSQNQILVWKYPALTQVAKLTGHSYRVLYLAMSPDGEAIVTGAGDETLRFWNVFSKTRSTKESVSVLNLFTRIR; from the exons ATGGATCCAGGATATGAACATCGCCTCCTTCGccaaataaagaatgaaaatgacaacGTGGGTCTTGTT AGTCTGCACAGTCGAATGTCCACTGGTTCGCGGTTATTCTCACCCAATAAGCTTGGAGACAGATACATTCCAACCAGAGCTGGAGCCAACTGGAATATCAACTTTCATAGGATTAAT GAAAATGAGAAGTCACCCAGTCACAATAGAAAACCAAAGGATGCCTCCTCAGATAATAACAAAG ATGGGCTGGCCTACTCTGCTTTGTTGGAAAATGAGCTGCTAGGAGCAGGAATAGAAAAGATCAAGGACCCTCAGACAGAAGACAGACGTCTACAGCCAACCAGGAGGAGTCTCTTCACT TATTTACTAGGTACCAAAAGTTTGTCTCTAGATGATGGCACCAACATCTCCCCCTACTCTCTATCACCTGTTAGCAACAAAAG tCAGAAATTGTTACGATCACCAAGGAAGCCAACTCGCAAGATCTCAAAGATCCCCTTTAAAGTCCTGGATGCTCCAGAGCTACAGGATGACTTTTACCTAAACTTAGTGGACTGGTCTTCTCTCAACGTGCTCAGTGTCGGGCTGGGTACATGTGTTTACTTATGGAGTGCCTGCACCAGCCAG GTAACAAGGTTGTGTGATCTGTCAGTGGAGGgagactctgtcacatcagttgGGTGGTCTGAAAGG GGTAACCTGGTGGCAGTGGGGACTCACAAAGGCTATGTTCAGATCTGGGATGCTGGTGCTGgcaaaaaaatcttttctttggaAGGACACACTGCGAGAGTTG GAGCACTAGCGTGGAATGCAGACCAGTTGTCTTCAGGAAGTCGTGATCGTATGATTCTTCAAAGAGACGTGAGGACACCTTCACTGCAGTCAGAGAGACGGCTGCAgggacacagacaggaagtgtgtgGCTTAAAATGGAGCACTGACCATCAGCTGCTCGCTTCTGGTGGCAATGACAACAag CTGCTCGTTTGGAACCACTCCTCACTGAGCCCAGTGCAGACATACATGGACCACTTGGCTGCAGTCAAAGCCATTGCCTGGTCTCCTCACCAGCATGGCCTTCTGGCCTCTGGAGGTGGAACTGCAGACCGTTGTATTCGATTTTGGaacacactgacatcacagCCGCTGCAGTGTATGGACACTGGTTCTCAGGTCTGCAACCTAGCTTGGTCCAAACATGCTAATGAACTG GTGAGCACTCATGGTTACTCTCAGAACCAAATCTTAGTGTGGAAATATCCAGCTCTCACTCAAGTGGCCAAGCTCACAGGACACAGCTACAGAGTTCTCTACTTG GCAATGTCCCCAGATGGTGAGGCAATTGTGACAGGTGCTGGAGATGAGACCCTACGCTTCTGGAACGTATTTAGTAAAACACGTTCAACAAAG GAATCTGTATCAGTATTAAATCTCTTCACCAGGATACGGTAA
- the LOC113152829 gene encoding fizzy-related protein homolog isoform X1 — MDPGYEHRLLRQIKNENDNVGLVSLHSRMSTGSRLFSPNKLGDRYIPTRAGANWNINFHRINENEKSPSHNRKPKDASSDNNKADGLAYSALLENELLGAGIEKIKDPQTEDRRLQPTRRSLFTYLLGTKSLSLDDGTNISPYSLSPVSNKSQKLLRSPRKPTRKISKIPFKVLDAPELQDDFYLNLVDWSSLNVLSVGLGTCVYLWSACTSQVTRLCDLSVEGDSVTSVGWSERGNLVAVGTHKGYVQIWDAGAGKKIFSLEGHTARVGALAWNADQLSSGSRDRMILQRDVRTPSLQSERRLQGHRQEVCGLKWSTDHQLLASGGNDNKLLVWNHSSLSPVQTYMDHLAAVKAIAWSPHQHGLLASGGGTADRCIRFWNTLTSQPLQCMDTGSQVCNLAWSKHANELVSTHGYSQNQILVWKYPALTQVAKLTGHSYRVLYLAMSPDGEAIVTGAGDETLRFWNVFSKTRSTKESVSVLNLFTRIR; from the exons ATGGATCCAGGATATGAACATCGCCTCCTTCGccaaataaagaatgaaaatgacaacGTGGGTCTTGTT AGTCTGCACAGTCGAATGTCCACTGGTTCGCGGTTATTCTCACCCAATAAGCTTGGAGACAGATACATTCCAACCAGAGCTGGAGCCAACTGGAATATCAACTTTCATAGGATTAAT GAAAATGAGAAGTCACCCAGTCACAATAGAAAACCAAAGGATGCCTCCTCAGATAATAACAAAG CTGATGGGCTGGCCTACTCTGCTTTGTTGGAAAATGAGCTGCTAGGAGCAGGAATAGAAAAGATCAAGGACCCTCAGACAGAAGACAGACGTCTACAGCCAACCAGGAGGAGTCTCTTCACT TATTTACTAGGTACCAAAAGTTTGTCTCTAGATGATGGCACCAACATCTCCCCCTACTCTCTATCACCTGTTAGCAACAAAAG tCAGAAATTGTTACGATCACCAAGGAAGCCAACTCGCAAGATCTCAAAGATCCCCTTTAAAGTCCTGGATGCTCCAGAGCTACAGGATGACTTTTACCTAAACTTAGTGGACTGGTCTTCTCTCAACGTGCTCAGTGTCGGGCTGGGTACATGTGTTTACTTATGGAGTGCCTGCACCAGCCAG GTAACAAGGTTGTGTGATCTGTCAGTGGAGGgagactctgtcacatcagttgGGTGGTCTGAAAGG GGTAACCTGGTGGCAGTGGGGACTCACAAAGGCTATGTTCAGATCTGGGATGCTGGTGCTGgcaaaaaaatcttttctttggaAGGACACACTGCGAGAGTTG GAGCACTAGCGTGGAATGCAGACCAGTTGTCTTCAGGAAGTCGTGATCGTATGATTCTTCAAAGAGACGTGAGGACACCTTCACTGCAGTCAGAGAGACGGCTGCAgggacacagacaggaagtgtgtgGCTTAAAATGGAGCACTGACCATCAGCTGCTCGCTTCTGGTGGCAATGACAACAag CTGCTCGTTTGGAACCACTCCTCACTGAGCCCAGTGCAGACATACATGGACCACTTGGCTGCAGTCAAAGCCATTGCCTGGTCTCCTCACCAGCATGGCCTTCTGGCCTCTGGAGGTGGAACTGCAGACCGTTGTATTCGATTTTGGaacacactgacatcacagCCGCTGCAGTGTATGGACACTGGTTCTCAGGTCTGCAACCTAGCTTGGTCCAAACATGCTAATGAACTG GTGAGCACTCATGGTTACTCTCAGAACCAAATCTTAGTGTGGAAATATCCAGCTCTCACTCAAGTGGCCAAGCTCACAGGACACAGCTACAGAGTTCTCTACTTG GCAATGTCCCCAGATGGTGAGGCAATTGTGACAGGTGCTGGAGATGAGACCCTACGCTTCTGGAACGTATTTAGTAAAACACGTTCAACAAAG GAATCTGTATCAGTATTAAATCTCTTCACCAGGATACGGTAA